One Bradyrhizobium sp. ISRA464 genomic window carries:
- a CDS encoding NADH:ubiquinone oxidoreductase subunit NDUFA12: protein MKQFLLKFFTWWNGQTFGTQLWTARFGELVGQDEQGNRYYRTKGGEIDPTLHFERRWVVYNGYAEASRIPAGWHGWLHHTVDVPPTEQNYTAWEWEKPHVPNMTGTSQAYRPSGSTMASGRRPKATGDYNAWTPGN, encoded by the coding sequence ATGAAACAATTCCTGCTGAAATTCTTCACCTGGTGGAACGGCCAGACCTTTGGCACGCAATTGTGGACCGCGCGCTTCGGCGAGCTGGTCGGCCAGGACGAGCAGGGCAACCGCTACTATCGCACCAAGGGCGGCGAGATCGACCCGACGCTGCATTTCGAGCGCCGCTGGGTGGTCTACAACGGCTATGCCGAGGCCTCGCGCATCCCGGCGGGCTGGCACGGCTGGTTGCACCACACCGTCGACGTCCCCCCGACCGAGCAGAACTATACGGCGTGGGAGTGGGAGAAGCCGCATGTGCCGAACATGACGGGCACCTCGCAGGCCTACCGCCCGTCCGGCTCGACCATGGCGAGCGGCCGTCGCCCCAAGGCGACCGGCGACTACAACGCCTGGACCCCCGGGAACTGA
- a CDS encoding BA14K family protein, with product MINLKVLSAAAALALALPLAAPTASSAQGLVRSGGGGGGGHVAAGGGGMRGGGGGSPAIGQRLAGGGVGPRVDGAGAGLGPGPRVGGGGNWGGGWHGGGGWHHRHGGGFWPGAVAGAVIGGAIASNAYYDSDYYYGPGYGYYDDGYYDDSVPVAVAPGGDASYCAQRYRSYDPASGTYLGYDGRRHPCP from the coding sequence ATGATCAATCTGAAGGTTCTGAGCGCCGCAGCGGCGCTGGCGCTTGCGCTGCCCCTGGCGGCACCGACGGCGTCATCAGCGCAAGGGCTGGTTCGGAGCGGCGGCGGTGGCGGTGGCGGACATGTCGCCGCTGGCGGCGGCGGGATGCGTGGGGGCGGTGGCGGTAGCCCGGCGATCGGCCAGCGCCTTGCGGGTGGCGGGGTAGGCCCGCGCGTCGATGGCGCAGGAGCGGGCCTCGGACCGGGTCCGCGGGTCGGAGGCGGCGGCAATTGGGGCGGCGGCTGGCACGGCGGCGGAGGCTGGCATCACCGCCATGGCGGTGGTTTCTGGCCCGGAGCGGTTGCCGGAGCGGTAATCGGCGGCGCGATCGCCTCGAACGCCTATTACGACTCGGACTACTATTACGGCCCCGGCTACGGCTACTATGACGACGGCTATTACGACGACAGCGTGCCGGTCGCGGTGGCGCCGGGTGGCGACGCCAGCTACTGCGCGCAGCGCTACAGGTCCTACGATCCGGCGTCGGGCACTTATCTCGGCTATGACGGCCGGCGGCATCCCTGCCCGTAA
- a CDS encoding response regulator, which produces MPRVLVVDDDPMACVAIEVCLQRQGFEVTVADGGEAGMRALENATFDVMLVDVFMPHMRGFEAIRIFHERAPDIPVIAMSGYAFANADRAPDFLRMTIELGASACLRKPFTPQALIAAVNDCLAKSAPSARLSN; this is translated from the coding sequence GTGCCGCGCGTTCTCGTGGTCGACGACGACCCGATGGCGTGTGTTGCCATCGAGGTTTGTCTGCAACGCCAGGGCTTCGAGGTCACCGTCGCCGACGGCGGTGAGGCCGGCATGCGCGCGCTGGAAAATGCAACCTTCGACGTGATGCTGGTCGACGTCTTCATGCCGCACATGCGCGGCTTCGAAGCAATCCGCATCTTCCATGAGCGCGCCCCCGATATCCCGGTCATCGCGATGTCAGGCTATGCTTTCGCGAATGCGGACCGCGCGCCGGATTTCCTGCGTATGACGATCGAACTCGGAGCCTCCGCTTGCCTGCGCAAGCCGTTCACGCCACAGGCGCTGATCGCCGCCGTCAACGATTGTCTTGCCAAGTCCGCTCCTTCCGCGCGCCTTTCAAATTAA
- a CDS encoding CHASE3 domain-containing protein has translation MASQRLILASGLAILLAISAASIGLDVKSHDQLESVERTLGILKQISDMRPLLRGAESAARGFALTGDPSFADEYRESSAALTSAFDNLIATVKDDSDEAHMLADAKAQVDRGIALCAELIRLRNAGDTAGAAALTSGGENRVLMDKVGAALERIVAEERRLLTVRNAQSKANGRRLLAIDLAGVALILLLATALTLTTRRSRRQLQDSLSATQATNLSLEAKVAERTQDLAAALEEVRRSTSVMETAFRSMAEAVLVIDTAGTVLLSNPAAEKMLRYKPGMTVVQLRALSNVFQADGGTPMQADDMPSAKALRGEEFDELEFIARPVRGDPQMHLVVSGRPLRDGDGAITGAALIYHDITASRETEHKLQQAQKLDAIGKLTGGVAHDFNNMLTIITGTTETLVESLRSQPQLARTAELIDRAAERCRELIQHLLAFARRQPLEPRTVDVNATVVDIAKLLRPTLGEQIEIDSVLAPDVASVHIDPSQLSNSLLNMAINARDAMPNGGKLLFETSNIVLDEAYAATNPDIAPGRYVLLAVSDTGSGMSQMVQDKVFEPFFTTKEVGKGSGLGMSMVYGFVKQSGGHIKIYSEQGHGTTIKLYLPPARGQVEVEAPAPTATPHGSETILVVEDDALVRNYVCAQLASLGYKTIAVADGRAALALVDKGEKFDLLFTDVIMPGGLNGRQLADEVAKRRPGIKVLYTSGYTENAIVHHGRLDEGVLLLPKPYRKAQLASMLQQALGE, from the coding sequence ATGGCTTCCCAGCGTCTCATACTCGCCAGCGGCCTTGCGATCCTCCTTGCGATCAGCGCGGCGTCGATCGGGCTGGACGTCAAGTCGCACGACCAGCTCGAATCGGTCGAGCGCACGCTCGGCATCCTCAAGCAGATCTCCGACATGCGCCCGTTGCTGCGCGGCGCCGAGAGCGCAGCGCGCGGCTTCGCGCTGACGGGCGATCCCTCGTTCGCCGACGAATACCGCGAGTCCAGCGCAGCCCTCACCTCCGCCTTCGACAACCTGATCGCGACGGTGAAAGACGATTCGGACGAGGCGCATATGCTGGCGGACGCGAAGGCACAGGTCGACCGCGGTATCGCACTCTGCGCGGAGCTGATCCGCTTGCGCAACGCCGGCGACACGGCCGGCGCCGCGGCGCTGACCTCCGGCGGCGAGAACCGCGTGCTGATGGACAAGGTCGGTGCAGCGCTCGAGCGGATCGTCGCCGAGGAGCGCCGGCTGCTCACGGTCCGCAACGCGCAGTCGAAGGCCAATGGACGCCGGCTGCTGGCGATCGACCTCGCCGGCGTCGCGCTGATCCTGCTGCTTGCGACCGCGCTGACGCTGACGACGCGACGGTCCCGCCGGCAACTGCAGGACTCGCTGAGTGCGACGCAAGCGACCAACCTCTCGCTGGAGGCCAAGGTGGCCGAACGCACCCAGGATCTCGCCGCAGCCCTTGAGGAGGTCCGGCGCTCCACCTCGGTGATGGAGACCGCCTTCCGCAGCATGGCGGAGGCGGTGCTGGTGATCGACACGGCCGGCACCGTGCTGCTCTCCAATCCGGCTGCCGAGAAGATGCTGCGCTACAAGCCCGGCATGACGGTCGTGCAGCTGCGCGCCCTCAGCAACGTGTTCCAGGCTGACGGCGGCACGCCGATGCAGGCCGACGACATGCCGTCGGCCAAGGCGCTGCGCGGCGAGGAATTCGATGAGCTGGAATTCATCGCCCGGCCGGTGCGCGGCGACCCGCAGATGCACCTCGTGGTGTCGGGCCGCCCGCTGCGCGATGGCGATGGCGCCATCACCGGCGCTGCGCTGATCTATCACGACATCACCGCCTCGCGCGAAACCGAGCACAAGCTGCAGCAGGCGCAGAAGCTCGACGCCATCGGCAAGCTGACCGGCGGCGTCGCGCACGACTTCAACAACATGCTGACCATCATCACCGGCACCACGGAGACGCTGGTCGAGAGCCTGCGCAGCCAGCCGCAGCTGGCGAGGACCGCCGAGCTGATCGACCGTGCCGCCGAGCGGTGCCGCGAGCTGATCCAGCATCTGCTCGCCTTCGCCCGCCGCCAGCCGCTGGAGCCGCGCACTGTCGACGTCAACGCCACCGTCGTCGACATCGCCAAGCTGCTGCGGCCCACCCTTGGCGAGCAGATCGAGATCGACTCGGTGCTCGCGCCCGACGTCGCCAGCGTCCACATCGATCCGTCGCAGCTATCGAACTCGCTGCTCAACATGGCGATCAACGCCCGCGACGCGATGCCTAATGGCGGCAAGCTCCTGTTCGAGACCAGCAATATCGTGCTGGACGAGGCCTATGCGGCCACCAATCCCGACATCGCGCCCGGTCGCTACGTTTTGCTTGCGGTCAGCGACACCGGCAGCGGCATGTCGCAGATGGTGCAGGACAAGGTGTTCGAGCCGTTCTTCACCACCAAGGAGGTCGGCAAGGGCTCGGGGCTCGGCATGAGCATGGTCTACGGCTTCGTCAAGCAATCCGGCGGCCATATCAAGATCTACAGCGAGCAAGGCCACGGCACCACGATCAAGCTCTATTTGCCGCCGGCGCGCGGCCAGGTCGAGGTCGAAGCCCCTGCCCCGACGGCGACACCGCACGGCAGCGAGACCATCCTGGTCGTCGAAGATGACGCGCTGGTGCGCAATTACGTCTGCGCGCAGCTCGCAAGCCTCGGCTACAAGACCATCGCCGTCGCCGACGGCCGCGCTGCGCTCGCGCTGGTCGACAAGGGCGAGAAATTCGATCTGCTGTTCACCGATGTCATCATGCCCGGCGGCTTGAACGGCCGGCAGCTCGCCGACGAGGTCGCGAAACGCCGGCCCGGCATCAAGGTGCTCTACACTTCGGGCTATACCGAGAACGCGATCGTGCATCACGGCCGCCTCGACGAGGGCGTGCTGCTGCTGCCAAAGCCCTATCGCAAGGCGCAGCTCGCCAGCATGCTGCAACAGGCGCTCGGCGAATGA
- a CDS encoding DMT family transporter, whose translation MTDSKPRARARLAPAGLMFLAITSVGWGFNWPVTKFLLGELPPLTLRGSTGVIGAALLAVLALIRRQSLAVDTRLWPRLVLYAVLNVTGWMVLMGLALLWLPASETALIAYTMPVWASLLAWPVLGERPTLLRTIALAMAFAGLAAIMGGNGLGTSKEQLPGIVMALGGAIGFALGTVLAKKYPILMPPIPAAAWQIGLGCLPITVVGLLIETTNLERLTTVGWWLLVYSTVIQFCVAYVSWFAALARLPASVAAIGTMAVPVIGVVASAIALHEPLGMTQIAALLFTLIGVVLATR comes from the coding sequence ATGACAGATTCGAAGCCTCGCGCGCGGGCGCGCCTTGCGCCCGCTGGCCTGATGTTCCTCGCCATCACCTCGGTGGGCTGGGGGTTCAACTGGCCCGTGACCAAGTTCCTGCTCGGCGAACTGCCGCCGCTGACGCTGCGCGGCTCGACCGGGGTCATCGGCGCCGCGCTGCTTGCGGTGCTGGCGCTGATCCGCCGGCAATCTCTCGCCGTCGATACACGGCTTTGGCCGCGCCTCGTGCTGTATGCCGTGCTCAACGTCACCGGCTGGATGGTGCTGATGGGGCTTGCGCTATTGTGGCTGCCGGCGAGCGAGACCGCGCTGATCGCCTACACGATGCCGGTCTGGGCTTCGCTGCTCGCCTGGCCCGTGCTCGGCGAACGACCGACGCTCCTGCGCACCATCGCGCTGGCGATGGCGTTTGCCGGGCTGGCCGCGATCATGGGCGGCAACGGCCTCGGCACGAGCAAGGAGCAACTGCCCGGCATCGTCATGGCGCTCGGCGGCGCCATCGGCTTTGCGCTCGGCACCGTGCTGGCGAAGAAATATCCGATCCTGATGCCGCCAATTCCGGCGGCGGCCTGGCAGATCGGTCTCGGCTGCCTGCCGATCACGGTCGTCGGCCTGTTGATCGAGACCACGAATCTCGAGCGGCTCACGACGGTCGGCTGGTGGCTCCTGGTCTATTCGACCGTGATCCAGTTCTGCGTTGCCTATGTCAGCTGGTTTGCTGCGCTGGCGCGCCTGCCGGCCTCGGTGGCGGCGATTGGCACCATGGCCGTGCCAGTCATCGGCGTGGTGGCATCTGCGATCGCGCTGCACGAGCCGCTGGGGATGACCCAGATCGCGGCGTTGCTGTTCACGCTGATCGGCGTCGTGCTGGCAACGCGCTAA
- a CDS encoding vitamin B12-dependent ribonucleotide reductase — MRIDRRNTTSGQTPYAGINFRLTTSEIRNPDGSVVFRAENVEVPEFWSQVASDVLAQKYFRKAGVAARLKKVEEETVPSWLWRSVPDTEALAALPEQERYVGETSAKQVFDRLAGCWTYWGWKGGYFSSEDDAQAFFDELRFQLAKQMVAPNSPQWFNTGLHWAYGIDGPGQGHYYVDWKTGKLTKSKSAYEHPQPHACFIQGIEDDLVNEGGIMDLWVREARLFKYGSGTGSNFSRLRGEGERLSGGGRSSGLMSFLKIGDRAAGAIKSGGTTRRAAKMVVVDVDHPDIETYIDWKVKEEQKVAALVTGSKINQKHLKAVMKACVNCEGSGDDCFDPEKNPALRREIKLARRNLVPDNYIKRVIQFAKQGYKEIQFDTYDTDWDSEAYLTVSGQNSNNSVSLKDDFLRAVETDGEWNLVGRTTKKVTKTLKARDLWDKIGYAAWASADPGLHFNTTMNDWHTCKASGDIRASNPCSEYMFLDDTACNLASANLLTFYNTTTKRFDVESYEHLCRLWTIVLEISVMMAQFPSKAIAELSYEFRTLGLGFANIGGLLMTMGLPYDSKEGRSLCGALTAVMTGIAYKTSAEMAAELGTFPGYKKNAAHMLRVIRNHRRAAHGNASGYEALSVNPVPLDHASCPQADLVTHAVHAWDDALALGEQHGYRNAQTTVVAPTGTIGLVMDCDTTGIEPDFALVKFKKLAGGGYFKIINQAVPQALRALGYRESEIAEIEAYAVGHGSLSNAPGINASTLKAKGFTDEAIAKVEKALPTAFDIKFAFNKWTFGEDFIRDTLGIDAEAIAAPGFDLLAAVGFTRREIEAANVHICGAMTVEGAPHLKAEHYAVFDCANPCGKIGKRYLSVESHIRMMAASQPFISGAISKTINMPNDATVEDCKSAYLLSWKLALKANALYRDGSKLSQPLNSQLIADDDDEDDAVEALYEKPMAARAAQVSEKIVEKLVERIVVMREREKMPDRRKGYTQKAVVGGHKVYLRTGEYDDGRLGEIFIDMHKEGAALRSFINNFAIAVSLGLQYGVPLEEYVDAFTFTRFEPAGPVQGNDSIKYATSILDYVFRELAVSYMGRFDLAHVDPNESGFDALGKGVEEGKEPDEAPAQQATKYLSRGLTRSRTDNLVIMRGGSTAVSQNADNAPAGGNRVTALSPRGASDTVEGAVALKQETSHDLSPTEKLEALNWSKAGSAAAVAPSKAERRAEAKAKGYEGEMCSECGNFTLVRNGTCMKCDTCGSTTGCS, encoded by the coding sequence ATGCGAATCGATCGGCGCAACACCACCAGCGGACAAACACCCTATGCCGGGATCAATTTCAGGCTGACCACATCGGAGATCCGCAATCCCGACGGCTCGGTCGTGTTCCGGGCCGAGAACGTCGAAGTGCCGGAGTTCTGGTCGCAGGTCGCCTCCGACGTGTTGGCGCAGAAGTATTTCCGCAAAGCCGGCGTCGCCGCGCGCCTGAAGAAGGTCGAGGAAGAGACCGTGCCGTCCTGGCTGTGGCGCTCGGTGCCCGACACCGAGGCGCTGGCGGCGCTGCCCGAGCAGGAGCGCTATGTCGGCGAGACCTCCGCCAAGCAGGTGTTCGATCGCCTCGCCGGCTGCTGGACCTATTGGGGCTGGAAGGGCGGCTACTTCTCCTCGGAAGACGATGCGCAGGCCTTCTTCGACGAGCTCCGCTTCCAGCTCGCCAAGCAGATGGTCGCGCCGAACTCGCCGCAATGGTTCAACACCGGCCTGCACTGGGCCTACGGCATCGACGGCCCCGGCCAGGGCCACTATTACGTCGACTGGAAGACCGGCAAGCTGACCAAGTCGAAGTCGGCCTACGAGCATCCGCAGCCGCATGCCTGCTTCATCCAGGGCATCGAGGACGACCTCGTCAACGAGGGCGGCATCATGGACCTCTGGGTGCGCGAGGCGCGCCTGTTCAAATACGGCTCCGGCACCGGCTCCAACTTCTCGCGCCTGCGCGGCGAAGGCGAGCGCCTCTCCGGCGGCGGCCGCTCGAGCGGCCTGATGAGCTTCCTCAAGATCGGCGACCGCGCCGCCGGCGCGATCAAGTCCGGCGGCACCACGCGCCGCGCGGCCAAGATGGTCGTGGTCGACGTCGATCACCCCGACATCGAGACCTATATCGACTGGAAGGTGAAGGAGGAGCAGAAGGTCGCAGCCCTCGTCACCGGCTCCAAGATCAACCAGAAGCACCTCAAGGCCGTGATGAAGGCCTGCGTGAACTGCGAAGGTTCGGGCGACGACTGCTTCGATCCCGAGAAGAACCCTGCCCTGCGCCGCGAGATCAAGCTCGCCCGCCGCAACCTGGTGCCCGACAACTACATCAAGCGGGTGATCCAGTTCGCCAAGCAGGGCTACAAGGAGATCCAGTTCGACACCTACGACACCGACTGGGATTCGGAGGCCTATCTCACCGTCTCCGGCCAGAACTCCAACAATTCGGTGTCGCTGAAGGACGACTTCCTCCGCGCGGTGGAGACCGACGGCGAGTGGAATCTGGTGGGACGCACCACCAAGAAGGTGACGAAGACGCTGAAGGCGCGCGACCTCTGGGACAAGATCGGCTACGCCGCTTGGGCCAGCGCCGATCCGGGCCTCCACTTCAACACCACGATGAACGACTGGCACACCTGCAAGGCGTCCGGCGACATCCGCGCGTCCAATCCGTGCTCGGAATACATGTTCCTGGACGACACGGCGTGCAACCTCGCCTCCGCCAACCTCTTGACGTTCTACAACACCACCACCAAGCGCTTCGACGTCGAGTCCTACGAGCACCTCTGCCGGCTCTGGACCATCGTGCTGGAAATCTCCGTCATGATGGCCCAATTCCCGTCGAAGGCCATTGCCGAACTGTCCTACGAATTCCGTACCCTCGGCCTCGGCTTCGCCAATATCGGCGGCCTCTTGATGACCATGGGCCTGCCCTACGACTCCAAGGAAGGCCGCTCGCTGTGCGGCGCGCTGACCGCTGTGATGACCGGTATCGCCTACAAGACCTCGGCCGAGATGGCGGCTGAGCTCGGCACCTTCCCCGGCTACAAGAAGAACGCGGCGCACATGCTGCGCGTGATCCGCAACCACCGCCGCGCCGCGCATGGCAACGCGTCCGGTTACGAGGCGCTCTCGGTCAACCCGGTGCCGCTCGATCATGCCTCCTGCCCGCAAGCAGACCTCGTCACCCATGCCGTGCACGCCTGGGATGACGCGCTCGCGCTCGGCGAGCAGCACGGCTATCGCAACGCCCAGACCACCGTGGTGGCGCCGACCGGCACCATCGGCCTGGTGATGGATTGCGACACCACCGGCATCGAGCCCGACTTCGCGCTGGTGAAGTTCAAGAAGCTCGCCGGCGGCGGCTACTTCAAGATCATCAACCAGGCAGTGCCGCAGGCGCTGCGCGCGCTCGGCTATCGCGAGAGCGAGATCGCGGAGATCGAGGCCTACGCCGTCGGCCACGGCTCGCTCTCCAATGCGCCCGGCATCAACGCCTCGACGCTGAAGGCCAAGGGCTTCACCGACGAAGCCATTGCCAAGGTCGAGAAGGCGCTGCCGACCGCGTTCGACATCAAGTTCGCCTTCAACAAGTGGACCTTCGGCGAGGACTTTATCCGCGACACCCTCGGCATTGACGCCGAGGCCATCGCAGCGCCGGGCTTCGACCTGCTCGCGGCGGTTGGATTCACCAGGCGCGAGATCGAGGCCGCCAACGTGCACATCTGCGGCGCGATGACGGTGGAAGGCGCCCCGCATCTGAAGGCGGAGCACTATGCGGTGTTCGACTGCGCCAATCCCTGCGGCAAGATCGGCAAGCGCTACCTCTCGGTCGAGAGCCACATCCGCATGATGGCGGCCTCCCAGCCGTTCATCTCGGGCGCGATCTCCAAGACCATCAACATGCCGAACGACGCCACGGTGGAGGACTGCAAGTCCGCCTACCTCTTGTCGTGGAAGCTCGCGCTGAAGGCCAACGCGCTCTACCGCGACGGCTCCAAGCTGTCACAGCCGCTCAACTCGCAGCTCATCGCCGACGATGACGACGAGGACGATGCGGTGGAGGCGCTCTACGAGAAGCCGATGGCGGCGCGTGCCGCCCAGGTCTCGGAGAAGATCGTCGAGAAGCTGGTCGAGCGCATCGTCGTGATGCGCGAGCGCGAGAAGATGCCGGACCGCCGCAAGGGCTACACCCAGAAGGCTGTGGTCGGCGGCCACAAGGTCTATCTCCGCACCGGTGAGTATGACGACGGCCGTCTCGGCGAGATCTTCATCGACATGCACAAGGAAGGCGCGGCGCTGCGCTCCTTCATCAACAACTTCGCGATCGCGGTCTCCCTCGGCCTGCAATACGGCGTGCCGCTGGAGGAATATGTCGACGCCTTCACCTTCACCCGCTTCGAGCCGGCGGGCCCGGTGCAAGGCAACGACTCGATCAAGTACGCGACCTCGATCCTCGACTATGTCTTCCGCGAGCTCGCGGTGAGCTACATGGGCCGCTTCGACCTCGCCCATGTCGATCCGAACGAGTCCGGCTTCGACGCACTCGGCAAGGGCGTCGAGGAAGGCAAGGAGCCGGATGAGGCGCCCGCCCAGCAGGCCACCAAGTATCTGTCGCGCGGCCTCACCCGCTCGCGCACCGACAATCTCGTGATCATGCGCGGCGGCTCGACCGCGGTGAGCCAGAACGCCGACAACGCCCCCGCCGGCGGCAACCGCGTCACCGCGCTCTCCCCCCGCGGCGCCTCCGACACCGTCGAAGGCGCGGTCGCCTTGAAGCAGGAAACCAGCCACGACCTCTCGCCGACCGAGAAGCTCGAGGCCCTGAACTGGAGCAAGGCCGGCTCAGCCGCCGCCGTCGCCCCGTCCAAGGCCGAGCGTCGCGCCGAAGCGAAAGCCAAGGGCTACGAAGGCGAGATGTGCTCGGAGTGCGGCAACTTCACGCTGGTGCGGAACGGGACGTGCATGAAGTGCGATACGTGCGGAAGTACAACCGGGTGCTCCTGA
- a CDS encoding SAVED domain-containing protein, which yields MSEVAEIEENQPPEPRRTGRRGSAATNRKPARKAIPPKVQNVVWGRAAGRCQYAGCNKLLIGEQISGARNANNSYIAHVVGDSPEGPRGDPILSPKLAHDPDNLMLVCDEHHRVIDREMVDAHSVDVLREMKSRHETRIRIVGGIDEDLGSHVIRYAAKIGANESPVEKGAVKWSMIPDRYPLDGGWIDLDLVTLELRDDDPDFWPTHVKNLRTVFNEKVRGRMERQEIKRLAVFGLAPIPLLFELGRLISDIPTADVRQLLRDPKGWKWDTASAPVRYEAIRPTRIGGPVALKLEISAPVADGRVTNVLGPDTAIWSIAADGAHNDIVRRPEDIAAFAKLFRKTLDDIKLAHGEDVAVNIFPAVPVSIAVEAGRSWQPKAHPSLTIYDQNWKLGGFALALRLEHAC from the coding sequence ATGAGCGAGGTCGCAGAGATCGAGGAAAACCAACCGCCGGAGCCGCGCCGCACCGGGCGGCGCGGCTCCGCGGCGACGAACAGGAAGCCGGCCCGCAAGGCCATCCCGCCCAAGGTCCAGAACGTGGTGTGGGGTCGGGCCGCGGGTCGGTGCCAGTACGCAGGTTGCAACAAGCTGCTGATCGGAGAGCAGATCTCCGGTGCCCGCAACGCCAACAATTCCTACATCGCACACGTCGTGGGAGATTCACCGGAAGGTCCGCGCGGCGATCCGATCCTTTCGCCCAAGCTCGCCCACGATCCGGACAACCTGATGCTTGTCTGCGACGAGCATCACCGCGTCATCGATCGCGAAATGGTCGACGCGCATTCCGTCGATGTGCTCCGCGAGATGAAATCGCGACATGAGACGCGCATCCGCATCGTGGGCGGCATCGACGAGGACCTCGGCAGCCACGTCATCCGCTACGCCGCTAAGATCGGCGCCAACGAGTCGCCGGTCGAAAAGGGCGCGGTCAAGTGGTCCATGATCCCGGACCGCTACCCGCTCGACGGCGGCTGGATCGACCTCGACCTCGTCACCCTCGAGCTCCGCGACGACGATCCTGACTTCTGGCCCACGCACGTCAAAAACCTCCGAACAGTCTTCAACGAGAAGGTCCGGGGGCGCATGGAGCGCCAGGAGATCAAGCGCCTCGCCGTATTCGGCCTGGCACCGATCCCGCTGCTGTTCGAACTCGGTCGCCTGATCAGCGACATCCCGACCGCCGACGTCCGGCAGCTGCTGCGCGACCCGAAGGGGTGGAAATGGGACACCGCGTCGGCGCCGGTCCGGTACGAAGCTATTCGTCCGACGCGGATCGGCGGGCCCGTCGCGCTCAAGCTCGAGATCAGCGCGCCCGTCGCCGACGGTCGCGTCACGAACGTGCTCGGGCCCGACACCGCGATCTGGTCGATCGCGGCCGACGGCGCGCACAACGACATCGTGCGCCGCCCCGAAGACATCGCCGCCTTCGCCAAGCTCTTCCGCAAGACGCTGGACGACATCAAGCTCGCCCATGGAGAGGACGTCGCCGTGAATATCTTTCCCGCCGTCCCGGTCTCGATTGCGGTCGAGGCGGGCCGGTCATGGCAACCGAAGGCCCATCCGTCGCTCACCATCTACGACCAGAACTGGAAGCTGGGCGGCTTCGCCCTCGCCCTCCGGCTCGAACACGCCTGCTGA
- a CDS encoding nucleotidyltransferase has translation MNILAKPTVTPQAEETLEDLADSLAIPESTYEKAAGSYKSLGDFLNRPNSTIRQFDPQVHVQGSFGLGTVVPPVSDAEDYDVDAVCEFRKLTKSETTQQKLKHMLGFEMAAYAREHNMNNPVAEHRRCWRLDYADGAQFHMDVTPGLLNGAEQRMLLKAQGFDDRFADTAIAITDIDHHAYRILSADWPRSNPRGYLKWFVGRVEVIFELRKRELIRKGIRAGTEPIPVYAVRTPLQSAVMILKRHRDIMFVARSDERPISIILTTLAAHAYNGEDKISDALFSILNGMQRFIGRTLDGHFVVANPSDPSENFADKWRKHPERAAAFFEWLEQARHDFAYAAELSNKQLITETLAKSVGRGVADRVKKRSAARLGAPAVLTSGLVRNEAEARRAPPRIEGDRRNA, from the coding sequence ATGAACATCCTCGCCAAACCGACCGTCACGCCCCAGGCCGAAGAAACGCTGGAAGACCTGGCCGACTCGCTCGCGATCCCCGAAAGCACCTACGAAAAGGCCGCAGGCAGCTACAAGTCGCTGGGCGATTTCCTGAACAGGCCCAACTCGACAATCCGCCAGTTCGACCCCCAGGTGCACGTCCAGGGGTCGTTCGGTCTCGGCACGGTCGTCCCGCCCGTCAGCGACGCCGAGGACTACGACGTCGATGCCGTTTGCGAATTCCGGAAACTGACCAAGTCCGAGACGACGCAGCAGAAACTCAAGCACATGCTCGGGTTCGAGATGGCCGCGTACGCCCGGGAGCACAACATGAACAACCCGGTCGCCGAGCATCGGCGATGCTGGCGTCTCGACTACGCCGACGGGGCACAGTTCCACATGGACGTGACGCCGGGCCTGCTGAACGGCGCCGAACAGCGAATGCTTCTCAAGGCGCAGGGGTTCGACGACAGGTTCGCCGACACTGCGATCGCGATCACCGACATCGACCATCACGCCTACCGGATCCTCTCCGCGGACTGGCCGCGGTCGAATCCGCGCGGATACCTCAAATGGTTCGTGGGTCGAGTGGAGGTGATCTTCGAGCTGCGGAAGCGCGAACTGATCCGCAAAGGCATCCGCGCCGGCACCGAGCCGATCCCGGTCTACGCGGTGCGCACACCGTTGCAGTCTGCCGTCATGATCCTCAAGCGTCACCGCGACATCATGTTCGTAGCCCGGTCCGACGAGCGGCCGATCTCGATCATCCTCACCACGCTCGCCGCCCACGCCTACAACGGCGAGGACAAGATCTCGGACGCGCTGTTCTCGATCCTCAACGGCATGCAGCGGTTCATCGGCCGGACTCTCGACGGCCATTTCGTGGTCGCCAATCCGAGCGACCCCAGCGAAAACTTCGCCGACAAGTGGCGCAAACATCCGGAGCGGGCAGCGGCCTTCTTCGAGTGGCTCGAGCAGGCCCGGCACGACTTCGCCTACGCCGCCGAACTTTCGAACAAGCAACTCATCACCGAGACCCTCGCCAAGTCGGTGGGTCGCGGCGTCGCCGACCGGGTGAAAAAACGGTCCGCCGCCCGTCTCGGCGCACCGGCAGTGCTCACCTCCGGTCTCGTCCGCAACGAAGCCGAAGCGCGACGCGCTCCGCCCCGCATCGAGGGAGACCGCCGGAATGCCTGA